In Myxocyprinus asiaticus isolate MX2 ecotype Aquarium Trade chromosome 27, UBuf_Myxa_2, whole genome shotgun sequence, the DNA window TTCAACCATGAGACTGACAGTGACTCAGCAGGAGTGAAACTCTTTCTCTTCAAAGTCCAAAATCAGAGGAACAACAGCATTCAACAGGTGCTGACACTGTAACTGCGTCAGACAGAAAAAAAGACTACCTAGCTTCAAAAACTTTAACTTAAAAAGTGAGATTTCTATCTCAAACCTCTCAGATTTTCTGACAAAAAGAACGAGTGGCAGGAAATGGATGGCTCTGCCAACTACAGAATTTCAGTTTCAATCAATTGACAGTCAAATTACTGACTCTTAGTATTAAGAGTTTTATGCCATTATATGTCTTGGTATTTATGTTAGTGTAGATGAAAGCCTGTGCAAATGCTTTGAAACCCTTAAAGTAACAATAAGAAACTGAACACCTTTTAGAAACCAAAAGCAATAAACAACCACTGAGTAAATGAAGCTCCCGAAGAAAGAGGAAACATTTGGCAACAGTAGATTATGTTGAAATACTGCTAGCAGTTGATTCATCTATAGATTGAAATCGTATACaactaacacattttttttcttctctcccaCAGATAGTCTATGACGAAGGTCCCCTGTATGTATTTGCAAAGTCAGATCAAGTTCGAAAGCAGTGGATACATGAATTAAAGAATGGTCAGTATGTACTGAGGTCATTATCACAAAGTCCAACAGTCAAATGAGTAAGCCACCTTTATGTGGACTACATTAGAGGAAAGATAAGGAGAAAAGTATGAATGTGTAACTCATAATTCAAGTCCTATGCAAAACGCTGTGTTGATTCAATGTAAATAACTTCAGGGGCATGGGTAGCtaagcgagtaaagacactgactaccacccctggaatcacgagttcgaatccagggtgtgctgagtgactccagccaggtctcctaagcagccaaattggcccggttgctagggagggtagagtcacatggggtcataacctcctcgtggtcgctataatgtggttcgctctcggtggggaacgtggtgagttgtgcgtggatgccacggagaatagcgtgtagcctccacatgtgctatgtctccacggtaacacactcaacaagccacatgataagatgcgtggattgacggtctcagacgcggaggcaactgagattcatcctccgccatccggattgaggcgagtcactacgccactacgaggacttaaagcgcattggaaattgggcattccaaattggggagaaaaaaaattaaataacttcACATGTACCTGTCTTAAAGTGGTAAGGTTCAACAAAGACTTGATGCAGAAGTACCACCCCTGCTTCTGGGAGGATGGCATGTGGAAATGTTGCAAGCAGGAGGTTAAGCAGGCCATGGGTTGCAGAGTGCTGGAGACCAAAAATGGAGGTGTGtaaaaacaaagagcaaaaataCATTAGCATTTACATTTCTTTGGTAGACCCTTTTAtccaacttacagtgcattcaagatatacatttatttacTACATGTATGTGTATTCTCTGGGAATTGCAACATAATCACAGAGAAAATCATCATTTTGCTTCCAATTTTTCGTGTACCCTGAGATTGACCCATTCTTTAAAAATACTGACAAAACCGGTACCTctttaaacatttttgcatcaattcaaaagtgtttaccttttcctctaGCGTTACTCCGGCTTTACTACTAGTGTGTTGTGTGAGCAAtttctgagacatgggttctggtcccatggaaaccaggaagtaattacgtgcacataaacaatgatgagtgtGATTTGGAGGTGGCATTTCCACCCTAAAagaaaatttttactccactctTTGTAAGGTTTAAAGTAGAGATTTGGGTAAGGGGGTAGGGttcataaatattaaatataaaaatccattcctgttgactatactacataatttccaacttttggcaccaccctgtgtGCATTTTACCCAGAAATTGGTCAACAACACTTTCAGATTTAGCCACTGgcggcagtggttcgaattttggtaagcacagaccaatttcaactTTTAAGGTCCTGTCGCCGAATTTACAATGTTATCAGTCTGGGGAATCAGCCATGCATGGTCTTTGCATTGCTGGCACCATGTTCTACCACTTGCGCTACAGGAAGTCAGTACCATTGTATTTGAACACGACACCATCTCTTGGTAATTTCAGCTCTAAATTATGCTACTGATTATGCTTATTTTGTAGTTTTTGCAATTTTCACACTCCTTTCTCTGAATCTGACCATAGCTGTGCCAAATCCATCTGTCACAAGACAGATCATATTCTAAAACACCCGATTTGAGTCATAACACagtttttacaaaatgtgtaCTTACTGTGTTTTGCTTTTGCACAACAGAATTGTGAAATCGCTAGAGTTAATGCTAATTAAACACCAATCTTATTCAtttcaaaaatgcaaaatgtGCCACTCTTCCTCTAAGGGTTTCCGAGCAGAGGTTCCAGGAAGCGTGATTCCAGGAAGCCTCTCCCACCAACACCGCCTGAGGTTAGTCAACTCTCTATCCAATCGATGGCAGTACATTCATAGCGCAGCATTCGATTTGCTTGAGAACTGATCTGTGTTCCCTTCCTGTTTTAGGAAAAGCTGTCCAGACCACTGCCCCCCCAGCCACCCACGCCCACAGGCTTTAGTGTGGGCATGACTGTTATAGCTGAATATGAGTACACACCAATGGCTCCCAATGACTTGGAGTTGAGAAAAGATGAAGAGTACACACTTTTAGAAACCAATGATACCAACTGGTATAAAGCTAGAGATAAGTACGGGTAAGAGACTGCACCATTACTGTGTGAACTATTGTTAACTAACATAAGTTTTAATCTTAAGTGTGTACTAGTACAAGCAATCATGCTGTGATGTAGAcattaatggcacttttccactgcatgttacggttcgactcaactcgactcctttacttttctgagcttgcttttccactgcagtttagtgccgcctcaacgtgggtgggattatatgctgatcgtcatagttgcgccgcttctactgccgtgacatcaccttaaacgcaacacaaacatttctgaccataaacaataacacgaccgctagctgttagctactagctcattgtgctgcataaagcagttgttgcatggtgattttacacaagtgtaacagttaaattggcctggttgttttagaagcaagctttccagtagctggtcaactaaataaagtgaaattttcaagcagaatatagagttaacgtaacaaaatgtaccatcctccatcgtggactccaacaatgccGTGGCCGAGTCCAGAGCACTCTCCTTCCCATTGCTtgctggtctattgccatagatagcgtccatttggtcgaaccacgtccactttcttctgtttgaaccactccggctgctgtggtccttgatggttctgtaatcacttttaattttttttacttttccctacactgttggtaggtccggtggtaaccgtgtgcggccaacagctgagactcttcctgaaagactttttcatttcgcgtcgtttcgttcgtcgttattgaccacggcgtggttttgcgcacagccatttcttctTACAATTCGAATGtcgtgtgaacaaatgatattgctgtcgctgttgctaactttaaaactagcaggttgatgtcccatgtcgcaaatccagcaacgctggtagtgacgattctctctgaccaatcaatgatctgcagggttttgacgtcacatttagtatcagctcggctcacttggaacctcgaccgaggtggtactaaaaaaagtatcaggtactaGGTACTATCctagtggaaaacccccaaaaagcgagcagagtcgagttgagttgagctgtaccgtgcagtggaaaagccccataagatTCTCCAAATGTTGCAAATATGAGAATGTATTCAACTCTGCTGTGGTTGCTACCACAATGTTGTGTGTGTGCTATCAAATTATTTGCTTATCAGGGGAAACGTTCACAGGCTGTATGTGAAAAGTAGTGAGGAGTAACTAGCTGTGCAATCAAGGCTGCGTCCAAATTATATATCCTGTCAGATATAAAAAGCATTACTATATCATACTGATCTCctacactgtttacagaaatgAGGGCTACATCCCAAGTAACTATATTGCTCAAGCCTTGAATGGATTGGAGAAACATGAGTGAGTATACATTCAAGAACACTGACAGCAACAGCTACACTAGTTGAAAGAGTTAACATGAACAATCATCAACTTTATAAGCATACCACAACCACAAGTGAAGGATGTTTTGACTCACATACTTAAGTTCAAGTCACGTAGAGCCTCAGTTGAACAGATTTGTCTCAATGTCTTGTAGCTGGTACTGCAAGAACATCAACCGAAGTCAAGCAGAGAATTTACTGAAAACAGAAGTAAGTATAGAGCCTTGCTGCTAATCAATCATTTGAATGGTTTATCAACAACTATTAACATCTATTATTATATTACTATCAATTTACTACTTCTATCTCGGGACTGTGCCCTAAGGgccgtttctgaccattttggtgcCCTAGGCAGGATCCCTGTTAGCGCCTGGCGTGGGGGTGGTTGTTTTGGTTTTGGAAGTTGGTGGGTTTGTGGCCTCCTCATTTGCGACCCCACCAGCTAGTGGCGCCCTAGGCGACCGGCTAGTTCTCCAATGCCTAGAAACGATCCTGCGTGCCCTGTTCTCcaactgtatgattataataaaaatacatccATTCTTTtaatgtacagtggccccaaagtatttgtacacttccgtcacacttaaaaatatattcatttcattgcattagaacaaaatataaaaccaaggaCCCTTAGCAAACATATGACAGCAGACCTTTTTCAGAACCAGAAAGAGTCCAAATACCTATTTGTTTTAGCTTTATCATATAAAACTTTTATAAActtattttttggtgaaatattttgcttgaaaaatgtgcttgtgctatctttaaaataaatgctactggttctgatatttttaatattatataacaatatatgaatatttaaaatgtattattatgataattaatATAATGATATTTTGGATGTTTTGATTATTTCTAAGTGCCTTTAAAGCCTTTAAAGTGTAACTGTattctgtatgtatatgtattgtataaaatatacaatatatatgtttattgtaaaagtatatagtatattatatactatatagtATAATTACAATGCTGTCTTTAAAAAATAGAGTAAAGATGGTGGTTTCTTGGTGAGAGACTCTGGAAAATACACTGGAAAATACACTGTCTCTGTCTTCACCAAGGCTGGTGGGTGAGTTTGATTTAGCCTCTTCAGAGCATTTGTCATGCAGTTTAAAGTCAGCATAATCAAAACCAGAACAACACTGAAAGTGGTAAATTGACCATACAGAGGAAGAGAGATGTAAATCACTCCATGCAAAACTAGGATCAGTCATATCACAAATCAACATCCCCAATGTGTAAATGGTCAAGGGACTTAGCTGTTCCTCTCTTAAATTCTATATAAGACTGATCGAATGTTCAGCTTTAATCCCAAGTGATTATTTGAACCTGGCAGTAATTTCTTTTCACTCTGTAGGGAGAGTGTTGGCAGCTGCAGACACTACAACATATGCGTCACCACACAAGGCCAGTTCTATCTAGCAGAGAAGCACAACTTTAGTAGTATCCCAGAACTTATCAATTACCACCAGCATAATGCAGCAGGTAAATGGTACCTTAACTGTGAATGTGAATACATAATGACAAATTATGGGTGTAAAAGTACTTAATGAGATCAAAACCATCTACTTCAGGTCTGGTGAGCAGACTAAAACACATTGTGTCAAATCGAGCTCAGCATGCTCCGTCCACCGCTGGTCTGGGTTATGGTGAGTTAATATTTTGTTGTATGGTTCTTATGGATAAAACTGTTTAAAATTCTCAATGAACGGTGTTCTTTTTTGCAATCCAGGCGGCTGGGAGATCGATCCTCGTCAGCTTACATTTATCAGGGAACTTGGCAATGGGCAGTTTGGTGTGGTAAAGTATGGGAAGTGGCAAGGCCGTCATGATGTGGCCATTAAAATGGTCAAAGAGGGCTCAATGTCTGAGGATGACTTCATTGAGGAGGCCAAGGTCATGATGTAAGTAATTCCTTTAAAGATTAAAGTGGTTAATACACTGCATTATCGATTGGCAATGATTATATCCTACTGAATTTCTATATTTCATGTATTATATTCTTCTGTACGACTCTAGGAAACTCTGTCATGAAAACCTAGTGCAGCTCTACGGTGTTAGCACAAAACAACGACCCATCTATATCGTCACAGAATATCTGGCCAATGGATGTCTGCTGAACTACTTACGGGACGTCTTGCAGCACCCCTCTGGCATTCTGCTCCTTGAAATGTGTAAAGATGTCAGCGAGGGCATGGCCTACTTAGAGGCCAATCAGTACATTCACAGAGACCTGGTTggtttaataaaaagtatttcatGCAAACTAGAATAGATTTGATATagttcttttaaaaaatatattgtatttttattattgttgtttgtgtttgtagGCTGCTAGGAACTGTTTAGTAGATTCAAATGGAACCATTAAAGTGACTGATTTTGGATTGTCAAGGTAAGAGAATTTTATGCATTGTTGTACTTGTTGTGCAATATTCACTATACAAAGTGCCCCTGAAACTGCTCTATAGagaaatcattttatttctggGCTGCTGTTTTGCATCAGCTTCCCTGACAACATCCGTCCTGCTGTCATTACAGGTATGTCCTGGATGATGAGTACACCAGTTCTGCTGGCTCAAAGTTCCCCGTGCGCTGGTCACCTCCTGAAGTCCTCCTTTACTGCAAGTTTAGCAGCAAGTCAGATATCTGGGCATTTGGTGCGTCACTGCTTCATTTCCAGCATAACTTTACCTTTTTTCAAAACTGTGGTGTCATTTTCTCTTATCTTATTTGTTTGACTTCTCGGTCATTTACAGGTGTTTTGATGTGGGAGATTTACACTCTAGGCAGAATGCCATATGATCGGTGGAACAATACAGAGATAGTGGACAAAGTATCTGCAGGTCACCGGCTTTATCGCCCACAGTTGGCCAATGACAAAGTTTATTCCATTATGACTAGCTGTTGGCATGAGGTACACAGGAATTTAGCTGTTATTTGATCATATTTGCaagtttaaaaattacaattaaagagTTTGCCCTCTCTTTCTTTGTAGAGACCAGAAGAACGACCCACATTCCAGGATCTTGTCATGATCATCAAGGATTTGCTCTTCAATATGTAATATTCATAACCATAGACAACTTCCCTGGATCCTTGGACATTAAGCACACAATCCATCACATGCAATGGTCTTGTGTATGGGACAGCAAGAATCACTCAATGGCTTGAGTTTAAAATGTTGCAGtctttggtttgagccaaggaaaATGGCAATTTGaatgaaatgtataatttaatatttcactCTTTTCCTTACACTTTCCTAAAGCTATGCTTTATTTATAAAATTCCCCTGTGCAAGTTTCATATCCAAATAAAAAGTtactctttattatattattacaacAATGAATAATAACcagcaacaacaataataatagcaataGAAAATTCAGGATTGTATGCATTTCATGTACATAAAACAATACGAAGTACGAAAACAATATGAGTAAACTTGAGTAATACCATAGTAACAAAGCAGCACCTAGAAGAAATCTTCCAGTCTTAGTGTGTAAATATTTCTTGAATTAAAATCACATCTCTTGTGGCTGAATTCTGTTGCATATTTAATATAAGAttaaatgttttcctttttatttagatgtgtaataaataaaataagagtgTTTTCCAGTATTCTTGCgccactgatttttatttttttcactatacTATATACagagttcccactcttttcaaggcacaattttccaggacattttatgttgtaatatttaagcaaaaaacacAAGAGGGGTCATTAAAATTGAGGTTATTggaggttttctttttttcttttttcagtttaattcaatttaatcattcattaaaactttagttaaatgaaaatagaattattttaattaattacatttttcaacttaacattgtattatttttatcaaattaagtgcttttctacaaaatcctcacagcacaatctgaaacaacactggagatatttttGCCAAATgagcacaacagaacatcacagatgttgctttagtattattatttaattgcattaaacatgatatttttttcccattttacacgtccatttaaatcgagcttATATTTGGGCATTTCtatgtgtttttgacagtagtttctcagCAAATTGCTACATGTCCCAATGTGATaattaaaccccaaaaagctatactttcattaaaataatatagactgtatgtgctgcacatttcagagtgctctgctcactgtcatctactacacacatacacacacccagagCACGCGTGATGCTTATGAAAGGTGTTATCAGCCAACGAGCcaccggcttcacacattcattttgaagcatgcagcaaatgcagattatatatttattttattaaattgcagccttttgcggtttattaTTCACACTTGGACATATCGAGATTTCAATATGATTAAttatgcattcaaacattcatttttgttccaaacatgtaaaaTTCCATGACATTCCATATCTTATAGCTAATGCactttttatgactggattcagcAATTCCATCAATGTTTATGCATCACAGAAATTATAGGGCCATTCATGTTTTAACGGCGGTGTAAGCAGACTCCGATTGtataattattgaaaattaatttacagtACATACCGAGGTGTAAAGGCTGCATCAACACTCTACCACCTCgggatgtgaattttttttttattattattattttatctgtgCGTCCGACCGTCGTCTCAAACGTTTTTGTATACACTACAGCAATGTTGGaactaaaaacaaaattacactATATCAATACATGTACATGTAACACAAACGTTGTCTGTGACCAAATCAAACAGTttaattatactaaaatattttataggacaaataattattttgcagGACATTTTCCAGGTGTTTCTCTCAtgttccatgactttttcatgactggaaaactgcgtTGCAAAATTCCAGGATTTCCAGGACATGTGGGAACCCTGTCAAAATATAGGCCTTTGTCACCATAAGTGATTACCGGCATTTGATATACGAAATGTAGATAATTGTTTGATTTTCGATGCAGACTCTTTTACATCCCAGCAAATTTtggataaaaaattatttttactcaaTTGTTTCCCCCAAAACAGTGTGTAATTCAAGTAAGACAGTGCTGGGGTTGACTGTACTTGAAAACAATCCCTTCGTCCGAAagcactgtatgtactgtatttgatgaaggacacacttctcGGTCTGTAAAAAAGTTTGTTCTTGTAGGCATGTATGCGAGTACTAGCATGAATAAATTTCGGATATACCTCATCTGGGGATGTAAACATTGTCCCGTGACCTGAATATATGCTTTAAGAACAATAACTACGGACATAACCCTCTCTGGTTTCGTTAAACAAGCACCACTTAAGCACaatgaacaactttcttggtatatatagcacttacagttgaagtggGATCGTAAAGTCCAGTAGAttcacacttcagaatctcaccggaaactgtatgtcatctgggtatttctcgcttactgttttatgaatactgaggatctGGAAATACTACTCAGTTGGCgcactgtttttggcatactatagaGTAGGGAAACTAAGTAGGAAGCTGTCATTTCATAAAAGCTATGAAGTAACTAAGAAGggtttcatattaatttaaaatggatAGGCCTATTGATTTTCACAGTGCTCTGACGAGGTTTGATTGTCAGTTACTAAACAAAGAGTATCTGGCAACCCGGGTTactttcatttcaccaggaagttTATTCACACAAGAGTAACGCCACCGATGGACGATGCGAATAAAAGGTTTGTCCATTTAAGTCCAGTTCCAATTGATCTATCCTGTATTAAGTCTATAAACACAAATCATATAATAAATTAGCAGCATAACTTAAAGTAACTTAGGTAGTGTAAAATAAATCTTAGAATTTCAAAAAGTCGCTTTACGTTTTCCCTTTTGAAAATGCTGTAATCATGTATTTCTGTAGTCATCATTGTTTAGTGCAGATTGACAGATAGTCTACGATCAAATATCATGTTCATGTTTAATTGTTTTGAAGAACTAGCGATGTGACAAGCAGGAGTGAATCACATGATTTGATTCTTCCTTCTCTGTTTTGTGGCTGTGGCTCAAAACCTAGCGAGTTGCCTTTGTAGGCAGCATTTTTGGGCCAGCGCACTAGGTTTTCACACTCAGTCACCGCGCTAACTTTAGTGTAATATACTAGTTGTGTTATATCTGTATTCAGATGGATTCTGATGTTGCTTACCGCTCTGACTTCTACATTGGTTTGGCACTTGCTGTGAGCTCCACTATCTTCATTGGCTGCAGTTTTATACTGAAAAAGAAAGGCCTTTTACGACTCGCAAAAAAGGGCTCTACTAGAGCAGGTGGGTACTTTATTTGACCTGCCTTGGTTTATTTGCCATTCACATTGATTCAATTATTAAGTTCACTTTTCCTTTCTCTTGTGCTGGTCTAATCAAGTCTGTTCTCTCCATCATTCAGGTCAAGGTGGATATGCCTACCTGAAAGAATGGTTGTGGTGGGCAGGGCTTATATCAAGtatgacataatgattttatgtatttatttaataaaacatcatcaaaatgtaacatttttgaaGTGAAGCTAATATTGTATACCTTACTCATGAAGTAATTCGGTGTAAGACCCTAATTataaatcttacagttcatatacAATCCttcagttttaaacattgcccaacAACATGTACTCAGTTTACTTGACATGTACTACACATAGATACTGTAAGTAATATTTTCATTATATTCATGTGATATAGCAAGAGGGAACTGGCTCCCCTAGCTGAGCCTGGTTTCGCCAGAGGTTATACTTCTCCATAAATTAAGTAACATCATATGAAGTTTCAAGGAACACATCAAGACTGTgatccttgccacagtcgcctttgacTTGCTCACCGGGGTACTaaagacaatattttttaaggcatgatttcaGCTGTGTTATTCATTTAAAGCACACAATTAGGACTTTAAGACGTCAAAGCATTATTTTCTGTAGCAtcgtaattttctgtaaagctgctttgaaactatgtgtgttgtgaaaagcgcaacacaaataaaaatgacttgactattcaTTGTAAATTTCAATGTATGTGGATAATTTGACCTCAGTAAGGAAAGATCTCcactttaatgtaattttggacaCTATAACCACAGCCCGTTGTCTTGTTGTGTATTTTACTTTTAGTGGGAATAGGCGAGGCAGCAAATTTTGCAGCATATGCATTCGCGCCTGCCACATTGGTAACACCTTTGGGAGCATTGAGTGTTTTGGTCAGGTAAATTGActaaatgtacatgttttttttttttttaagtttgaatgATCTAGTCACTCTGGTATCAAttagactttaaaggaatagttcaaccaaaaatgaaaattctctcataatttactcaccctcatggcatcccagatgtgtatgactttctttcttctgcagaacacaaacaaagatttttagaagaatgtctcagctcggtaggtccaaacagttcaagtgaatggtgactagaaattTGAATcttcataaattacaaaaagcTAGCATAAATGTGATCTATaaaactcctgtggtttaatccatgtcttctgaattgaTTTGATGGGTGTGGgtacctattatattgcttctgaagacatggatttaaccactagagtcatatggatacattggcttcaaaattgtggtcaccattcacttgcattgaatggattaacagagctgagatattcttctaaaaatcttcgtttgtgttctgcagaagaaagaaagtcatgcacatctgggatggcatgagggtgagtaaatgatgagagaaaattcctttttggatgaactattcctttaatgctttgcCCAAGATAATATGCTTTGACTGAATGCACTTTTTTgtctttcctcctcagtgctgtgcTTTCCTCATATTTCCTGAGTGAGCGGCTAAATATCCATGGGAAAATTGGCTGCTTGCTGTGCATCTTCGGTTCCACGGTAATGGTGATTCACGCTCCACAAGAGGAAGAGGTTGCATCCTTGAGTGCAATGGCAGAGAAACTCAAAGACCCAGgttttttttctaccatttcaaACTTTTTCTATCTAATTTACAGGAGAGAAGGCACAATTCGACaccttatattttcatttttgctgtctCTCTTATGCATATCCTAGGATTTATTGTTTTTGCTGTCTGCATTGTCGTGATCAGTCTGGCCCTGATCTTCCTTGTCGCACCTCGTTATGGTCAGAAGAATGTGCTGGTGTACATCCTCAtctgctctgtgattggttcactatctgtttcctgtgtgaagGGCCTTGGCATTGGTATCAAAGAGCTGTTCGCTGGAACAGCAGTTCTGAAAGAGCCACTGTTCTGGTCCCTGCTCATATGTCTAATCATCTGTATCAGTATTCAAATAAGCTACCTTAATAAGGCTCTCGACATCTTCAACACCTCTTTAGTTACACCTATTTATTATGTCTTCTTTACAACATCCGTCATGGCATGTTCAGCCATCTTGTTTAAAGAGTGGCTTCGCATGTCTACTGATGGGGCTGCTGGGACTGTTAGTGGCTTTCTAACCATCATCATTGGCATCTTTCTTCTCCATGCTTTCAAGGACATCAAGTTTAGCTTGGACTCTCTTCCTCTTTATCTGCACCTTAGACCTCAAGGAAGGACAAGGAGCCAACCGTACATTGCTCTGCCAACCGATGAGAGAAATACTGAGGACGAAAGCAATCCGACTAAGGAAAAAAGTACAAAGGACTTTCTTCCTGAGAGTTCAGACAGAAAGAGCAATGGCACATTTATTACCTAGCATAATTTCACCAAACTTGCTTAATGGAGACTACTGAATACCTGTTTGCTATATGCAACTATACAAGCatactttaagggatagttcacccaaaaatttaaattctctcaccattaaCTCagcctcatgatatcccaggtgtgtatgactttctttcttcagcagaacacatttgaagaaaattagaaaaatatcttaactccgtaggtccttaaaatgcaagtggatagtgattcgacttttgaagctccagaaatcacagacagtcagcataaacgtcatccttTCGacatcagctgttaaattaatgttttccaaagcaacacgatcacttttggaatgaaaaagatcaatatgtaagtacttttttaactctaaatcatcgcttccggtcagcagtggtatgcACGCGTGACGGAATAGCATTGGCACGTGAgacacacatggaagagcagcgctgtttacaagtgagtaggaggaacgctatACAGAAGCTtaattgattttggtttagatctgtatttatctgtttctttactcacaatggt includes these proteins:
- the LOC127417900 gene encoding magnesium transporter NIPA2-like, which encodes MDSDVAYRSDFYIGLALAVSSTIFIGCSFILKKKGLLRLAKKGSTRAGQGGYAYLKEWLWWAGLISMGIGEAANFAAYAFAPATLVTPLGALSVLVSAVLSSYFLSERLNIHGKIGCLLCIFGSTVMVIHAPQEEEVASLSAMAEKLKDPGFIVFAVCIVVISLALIFLVAPRYGQKNVLVYILICSVIGSLSVSCVKGLGIGIKELFAGTAVLKEPLFWSLLICLIICISIQISYLNKALDIFNTSLVTPIYYVFFTTSVMACSAILFKEWLRMSTDGAAGTVSGFLTIIIGIFLLHAFKDIKFSLDSLPLYLHLRPQGRTRSQPYIALPTDERNTEDESNPTKEKSTKDFLPESSDRKSNGTFIT
- the LOC127417906 gene encoding tyrosine-protein kinase BTK-like; translated protein: MIMPDSILEEIFIKRSQQKKKTSPLNFKERLFVLTQDKISYYDYDIDKGKRKGLKGYVDIEKVKCVEVVLPEDSGPAERLFPFQIVYDEGPLYVFAKSDQVRKQWIHELKNVVRFNKDLMQKYHPCFWEDGMWKCCKQEVKQAMGCRVLETKNGGFPSRGSRKRDSRKPLPPTPPEEKLSRPLPPQPPTPTGFSVGMTVIAEYEYTPMAPNDLELRKDEEYTLLETNDTNWYKARDKYGNEGYIPSNYIAQALNGLEKHDWYCKNINRSQAENLLKTESKDGGFLVRDSGKYTGKYTVSVFTKAGGESVGSCRHYNICVTTQGQFYLAEKHNFSSIPELINYHQHNAAGLVSRLKHIVSNRAQHAPSTAGLGYGGWEIDPRQLTFIRELGNGQFGVVKYGKWQGRHDVAIKMVKEGSMSEDDFIEEAKVMMKLCHENLVQLYGVSTKQRPIYIVTEYLANGCLLNYLRDVLQHPSGILLLEMCKDVSEGMAYLEANQYIHRDLAARNCLVDSNGTIKVTDFGLSRYVLDDEYTSSAGSKFPVRWSPPEVLLYCKFSSKSDIWAFGVLMWEIYTLGRMPYDRWNNTEIVDKVSAGHRLYRPQLANDKVYSIMTSCWHERPEERPTFQDLVMIIKDLLFNM